In Gossypium arboreum isolate Shixiya-1 chromosome 5, ASM2569848v2, whole genome shotgun sequence, a single genomic region encodes these proteins:
- the LOC108471497 gene encoding uncharacterized protein LOC108471497, whose protein sequence is MKMIDAASGGALVNMTPQRARELISTMAANSQQYRPNSEPTRRVNGVNVSTLEDKLDKLTNVVQSLLTEKKSLTPLCGICTTSEHPTNLCPILNDNSTAHVDAVGGFPGPLQRRYDPFSKTYNPRWKDHPNLNYGANPRYNPSYQSRPQQPLQQQHKPSTSLEAVVERLAADAAKYQQRTDASIQELTNQVSKLSMAVNRLESQGKLPSQTEPNPRQNASAITLRSGKVLETVPTKSHGQDKEQEKQISDATTRPELEVQKPVVMPPPFPGRLARDKKEKEEKEILETFRKVEVNIPLLDAIKQIPLYEKFLKELCTRKRRLIGNERVNVGENVSAVLQKKVPPKYKDQCMFAIPCEIGNLINAGPLKETGVIIQLADRSVVYPEGLLKDVLVKVNELVFPADCYIVSIEDDNSTNSSDILLGRPFLSTARAKINVRSGTLTMEFDGEIVKFNVYEAMGHPNSLLNISSIDILDCLTQSYSEYHDFDELETVLYRNIDMDVLHHL, encoded by the exons ATGAAGATGATCGACGCTGCTAGCGGAGGAGCGCTTGTCAATATGACCCCTCAAAGGGCAAGAGAGCTAATATCCACCATGGCGGCAAATTCTCAACAATATCGGCCAAATTCAGAACCGACAAGACGGGTTAATGGGGTAAACGTTTCAACTTTAGAAGATAAATTGGATAAACTTACGAATGTTGTTCAATCTTTGCTTACAGAAAAGAAGAGTTTGACCCCACTATGTGGAATTTGTACTACGTCTGAACACCCGACAAATTTGTGCCCAATCCTTAACGATAATTCAACAGCACATGTAGATGCTGTCGGAGGTTTTCCGGGACCTCTGCAAAGACGTTATGATCCTTTCTCCAAGACCTACAATCCCAGGTGGAAAGATCATCCCAACCTGAATTACGGAGCTAATCCCCGATATAATCCATCATACCAATCGAGACCTCAGCAACCACTACAACAACAACACAAGCCGAGCACATCTCTAGAAGCTGTTGTGGAAAGACTTGCCGCCGATGCTGCAAAATATCAACAGAGGACAGACGCATCAATACAAGAGTTAACTAATCAAGTTAGTAAACTCTCAATGGCAGTTAATCGCTTGGAGTCTCAAGGTAAATTACCTTCCCAGACAGAGCCGAACCCTCGGCAGAATGCCAGTGCAATCACTCTTCGTAGTGGAAAGGTTCTGGAAACAGTACCAACTAAAAGTCATGGGCAAGACAAGGAACAGGAAAAGCAGATCTCCGATGCAACAACCAGGCCAGAATTAGAAGTTCAGAAACCAGTTGTGATGCCACCTCCTTTTCCAGGGAGGCTTGCAAGGGATAAGAAAGAGAAGGAGGAAAAAGAGATCCTCGAGACATTCAGGAAGGTGGAGGTAAATATTCCTTTACTCGATGCTATCAAACAAATCCCTCTTTATGAAAAATTCCTCAAGGAGTTGTGTACTAGAAAGAGGAGGTTAATAGGTAATGAAAGAGTAAATGTAGGAGAAAATGTCTCCGCAGTACTGCAAAAGAAAGTTCCACCCAAATACAAGGACCAATGTATGTTTGCTATTCCTTGTGAGATAGGCAAT CTGATTAATGCGGGTCCTTTAAAAGAGACAGGAGTAATAATCCAGTTGGCGGACAGATCAGTCGTCTATCCCGAAGGGCTGCTTAAAGACGTCCTTGTAAAAGTTAACGAATTAGTTTTCCCTGCAGATTGCTACATTGTTAGTATTGAAGATGATAATTCAACTAATTCGTCTGACATTTTGCTTGGAAGGCCGTTTCTAAGTACCGCGAGGGCAAAAATAAATGTTCGAAGTGGAACACTGACCATGGAGTTTGATGGCGAAATTGTGAAATTCAATGTCTACGAGGCCATGGGTCATCCTAACTCTCTATTAAATATTTCTAGCATTGATATTTTAGATTGTTTAACTCAATCTTATTCTGAATATCATGACTTTGATGAGTTGGAAACTGTCCTTTACAGAAACATTGACATGGATGTTTTACATCATCTCTAA